TCCCGGCCGCGGCGGTCAGGGACTCCTTGACCGCGAGGGCCAGCTCGCGGGAGCCGGTGACGGCGATCTTGCACGATTCGGCCCCGGGGCACGACGTCGGATCGAGCAGGCGGCCGGCCTCGCCGAGCGCGAGCCCGATGCGCTCGAGCTCGCGGAACACCGCGGGCAGCTCCTCGCTCTTCACGAAGCGCAGCAGGATGTTCTGGTCCTGCGCGGTCCGGACCGAGCCGCTGCCGCGGGTCTCGGCGATCGCGGCGATCGCCTCGAGCTGCTCGGCCGTGATGTCGCCGCGCGGCAGGGTCACGAAGGCCATCGAATAGCCCCGCTGCCGCTGCGGCCGGGCGTTGCTCGCCGCCCAGGCGCGGAAAGCGGGCGTGCCGGAATGGGTGATGACGTCGTGCAGGTCGGCCCGCGTCCCGGGCCGGTCCGGGCGGGAGTCCTCGACGTGGACGTAGCGGCCGGCCTCGGGGTCGCGCGTGGCCGGAAGCGCCGCGAGCTCCTTGTCGATCTCGGCCCGGAACGCCTCGAAGCCGAGCTTGCGGATGGCGTACTTCATGCGGGCCTGCCCCTTGTTCTTGCGGTTGCCGGTGCGATCGAAGACGCGCACCACCGCCTCGCACACGGGCAGGAGCCTCTCGGGCGGCAGGAACTCGTGCAGCACCCAGGCGTTCTGCGGCGACACGGCCAGACCGCCGCCGATGACCACCTTGAAGCCGATCTCGCGGCGGCCGTCCGTCTCGCGCGTGCGCGCGATGATGCCGATGTCGTGCATCGCCCCCAGGGCGCAGTCGGTCGGGCAGCCGGACAGCGCGATCTTGAACTTGCGCGGCAGCGCCTGGCAGATCGGGTTGCGCAGGAAGAAGCGGGTGAGGGCCTCACCGTATGGGGTGATGTCGAACGGCTCGTCCTGGCAGACGCCGGCCATCGGGCAGCCGGTGATGTTGCGCACGGTGTTGCCGCAGGCCTCGCGCGTCGTCAGCCCGGCCGCCTCGAGGGCCTCCATCGCCTTCGGAACGACGTCCATCTTGACGAAGTGGAACTGGAGGTTCTGCCGGGTCGTGACGTGCCCGAAGCCGCGCGAGTAGTCGCGCGCCACGATCGCCAGCGCCCGCAGCTGGTCCCCGCTCAGGATCCCCTGCGGGATCTTGACGCGGATCATCTGGACGTCGTCCTGCCTCTGGCCGTAGATGCCGCGCGTCAGGCGGAAGGTCCGGAACTCGTCCGGGCCGATCTCCCCGCGCTCGTACGCTTCGAGGGTCGTGACGAACTCCTCGAGGTCCTTCTCCGACGCGAAACGGCGCGCCGGAGCGTGCGTCCTGACGGCTTCATCGATAGGCATCGCAGCCTCCCGGAGTCACTGGGCCGGACCGGTCTCCGTGTGCAGCCCGCACTCCTTCTTCGAGAAATTCGCCCAGCGGCCCGCGCGCGGGTCCTCGCCCGGCTTCACCTGCCGGGTGCACGGATAGCAGCCGATGGACGGGTAGTCCCGGTCGTGCAGCGCGTTGTACGGCACGTCGTGGGTCCGGATGTACGCCCAGACGTCCTCGGACTTCCAGCGCGCCAGGGGGTTCAGCTTGACGAGGTTGAACATCTTGTCCCACTCGACCAGACCCGCGTTGGCCCGGGTCGGCGCCTGGTCGCGGCGGATGCCGGTGATCCAGGCCTGGAACCCGCCGAGGTGGCGGCGCAGCGGCTCGACCTTGCGGATCTTGCAGCACACGTCGGGCTGCCGCGCGAACAGGTCCGGCCCGTGATGGGCCGCCTGCTCGTCGATGGTCAGCAGCGGCTTCACCGCCACCGCGCGGATGCCGTAGCGCGCGACGATCCGGTCCCTGACCTCGAACGTCTCGGGAAAGAGGTAGTCGGTGTCCAGGTAGAAGACCGTGACCGACGGATCGATCCGGGCGACCATGTCCACCAGGACGACGTCTTCCGCTCCGAACGAGCAGGCCAGCGTGAGGCCGCCGCGGAACTTCTCGACGCCCCAGCGGACCACGTCCTGGGGGGTCCTCGATTCGAATACGCTCGATTGATGCTGCAGCTCGGCTGGGTCTATCTCGGCGACCGTCTGAATCACGTCCACCAACCCCTCCCGTGTCGCGGGCCCCATGGGCGGCCCGGAAAAAAGTGCCGGAAAACAAAAAACCCACTGCCGGTGGCAGTGGGTTGGGTTTCTCTCCTGATTCCTGGAAGGTCTTCTATTTCACCTCGTTACTCATCGGACCCTCCAGGCCCGCTGCCGCCGGTCGGCCGTGTCGGCCGACAACAACAACAGCAGCAACAGGTCGCGGGGGAGACCATGGCGCGCGCGGCAACGGCGCCGCGGCGGAGCATGCTCGAATTGGCCTTGAAGAGACTCACGGTACCCCCTCGACGCAGATACTTATACGACCAAAAGCAGGACAGTTCAACCAGATTTCATATGATGGGCCGGATTTCGCGCGCCCCCCTTCGACAGAAGGGGCGCCGCTGGCCTATCATCGACGGGCCCCCTCGGTCCCGATAGCCACGCGCGGAGAGAGAGACCACATGACGGAACGAAAAGCCCGGGTCGCGATCGCCCAGGCGGCCCCTGTTTTCCTCGATCTGGAGAAGTCGGTCGACAAGGCAGTCCGGCTGGTCGGCGAGGCCGCCGGCCTCGGCGCCCGGCTCGTGGCCTTCGGCGAAACCTGGCTGCCGGGCTATCCCGCCTGGCTCGACCTCTGCCCGGGATCGGCCTACTGGGACCATCCCCCGGCGAAGAAAGCATACGCGCACCTGGTCGAGAACAGCGCGATCATCCCCGGTCCGGAGACCGATCGCCTGGGGGCCGCGGCGCGCGAGCACGGGCTCGTCCTCGTCATCGGCGTCCACGAGCGGGTGGCCGGCGGGCCGGGGCACGGCACCCTGTACAACACGAACCTGGTCATCGGGCAGGATGGATCGATCCTGTCGCGGCACCGGAAGCTCGTGCCGACGCACGCCGAGCGGCTGGTCTGGGGCCCGGGGGACGGAGGCGACCTCGAGGCGGTGGCGACGCCTGTCGGCCGCGTCGGGTCGCTCATCTGCTGGGAGCACTGGATGCCCCTGGCGCGCCAGGCGATGCACGAGTCGGCCGAGGAGATCCACGTCGCCTGCTGGCCGACGGTGCGCGACATGTACCAGGTCGCGAGCCGCCACTACGCCTTCGAGGGGCGCTGTTTCGTCCTGGCCGCGGGGCTGATCACCCGGGCGGGCGACCTGCCCACCGACCTCGATCTGCCCCCCGGCGTGCGCGAGAACCCGGACGGCCTGGTGTGCTCCGGTGGCTCGTGCATCATCGGGCCCGACGGTGCGCTCCTGGCGGGGCCGGTCTTCGACCGCGAGGAGATCCTCGTCGCCGATCTCGACCTCGGCCGGATCGCCGAGGAGAGCATGGCGCTCGACGTCACCGGCCACTACAACCGGCCGGACGTCTTCCAGTTCGCGAAGCGTGTGGTGAAGCAGGAAAGATGGCGGGGTCGACGGGGCTCGAACCCGCGACCTCCGGCTTGACAGGCCGGCGTTCTAACCAGCTGAACTACGACCCCGCACTCGGGTGGGACCCCAGGGCCCCTTCGTCTCGGAACCGGGGGCCCATGGTGGGCGATACTGGATTCGAACCAGTGACCCCCTGCTTGTAAGGCAGGTGCTCTCCCGCTGAGCTAATCGCCCAACGAGGCCGCTGCGCGCCTATTCCGAAGCGCGGAATGGTAGCCCGCCGACGCGGGAGATGTCAATTGATGGGCGTCCCATGGGCGTCCCCCCGGCGGTTGTTGGTTGACCCAGAACGAGAACGTCGTATGCTTCTCGCAAGAAACGAGATCTGAGGCGCTGTGCTTAACCGGATCGCCGCCGTCCTCCGGAGGCTCCGATGCGAACCATTCCCGCCCTGAGAGTCACCTTCGTTTCCAGCGTCTTCGTCGCCTTGCTGGGCGCGACCGTCATGCTCGTCACGCTCTCCTGGGCCTCGCGTCCGACGGCGGTGATCTGTCCGGATGACGATCTGGACGGATATGCCGCCTGCTCCCCGGAGTGCGACTCCGCCTCCGTAGCGTGCGGAGATTGCAACGACGGCGATCCGGTGGTCCACCCCAACGCTACGGAAACCTGCAATCACGTCGACGACAATTGCGATGGCCGCACCGATGAGACGTCACCGAGCATTGCGGACTCCGCCAAGGTGGCCGACCCGGGAGCGACAGCGGGAGATGGGTTCGGATACGCGGTGGCTGCCATCGGGGATGTGACCGGAGACGGCGTCCCGGATCTGGCGGTGGGGGGGCACACCAACGAGGCGTCGATCCTCTCCGGCGCCGACCGATCCGTGGTGTGCCGGATGAGCGATCCCGATGCGGGATCCAGTTTCGCCGCATCGATTGTCAGCGTCGGCGACGTCACGGGGGATGGGGTCCCCGACCTCGCCGTGGGCGAGCCCGGCTGGAGTTCGATCACCGTGCCCTATCACGACGCCATCGGCTTCTACTCCGGGGCAGATTGCGCACCCATCGGGAGATTCTTCGATACCTTCCCTAACTGCGTCACGCCCGGGTTGGGCTGCCACCACGCGCTCGGGTCGACCATGGTGACCATCGGCGACATCACGGGAGAGGGTCGCCCGGATCTCCTGATCGGCGATCCCCTCTTCGATAGTCTCTTCTCGAACGGCCTGGGTATCGGCCAGGTCATCGTTCTCTCGAACCCCGGCTTCCAGGTCCTGGCACGCCTGCAGGCCCCCGTTCCCATGCAGTTCGGCAACTTCGGGTCCAGTCTGGCCGGGCTCGGCGACATCAACCAGGATGGCGTCCCCGATTTTGCGGTGGGGGGACCTCGTGAATCCAAAGCCTATCTTTACTCTGGGGCCACCCGAACCTTGATCAGAACGGTGGTCGAGCCCGCCTTCATCGGGTCCTCTTTCACCGGTCTGCCGGACGTGGACGGCGACGGTGTCGCCGATTTCGCGGCCGGCGCACCCGGTTATTCGAGTCCGGCCGTGCCCCAGAGCCCGGGGGCCGTTTTCGTGTATTCGG
The sequence above is a segment of the Candidatus Polarisedimenticolia bacterium genome. Coding sequences within it:
- a CDS encoding nitrite/sulfite reductase, which produces MPIDEAVRTHAPARRFASEKDLEEFVTTLEAYERGEIGPDEFRTFRLTRGIYGQRQDDVQMIRVKIPQGILSGDQLRALAIVARDYSRGFGHVTTRQNLQFHFVKMDVVPKAMEALEAAGLTTREACGNTVRNITGCPMAGVCQDEPFDITPYGEALTRFFLRNPICQALPRKFKIALSGCPTDCALGAMHDIGIIARTRETDGRREIGFKVVIGGGLAVSPQNAWVLHEFLPPERLLPVCEAVVRVFDRTGNRKNKGQARMKYAIRKLGFEAFRAEIDKELAALPATRDPEAGRYVHVEDSRPDRPGTRADLHDVITHSGTPAFRAWAASNARPQRQRGYSMAFVTLPRGDITAEQLEAIAAIAETRGSGSVRTAQDQNILLRFVKSEELPAVFRELERIGLALGEAGRLLDPTSCPGAESCKIAVTGSRELALAVKESLTAAAG
- a CDS encoding carbon-nitrogen hydrolase family protein: MTERKARVAIAQAAPVFLDLEKSVDKAVRLVGEAAGLGARLVAFGETWLPGYPAWLDLCPGSAYWDHPPAKKAYAHLVENSAIIPGPETDRLGAAAREHGLVLVIGVHERVAGGPGHGTLYNTNLVIGQDGSILSRHRKLVPTHAERLVWGPGDGGDLEAVATPVGRVGSLICWEHWMPLARQAMHESAEEIHVACWPTVRDMYQVASRHYAFEGRCFVLAAGLITRAGDLPTDLDLPPGVRENPDGLVCSGGSCIIGPDGALLAGPVFDREEILVADLDLGRIAEESMALDVTGHYNRPDVFQFAKRVVKQERWRGRRGSNPRPPA
- a CDS encoding phosphoadenylyl-sulfate reductase, translated to MDPAELQHQSSVFESRTPQDVVRWGVEKFRGGLTLACSFGAEDVVLVDMVARIDPSVTVFYLDTDYLFPETFEVRDRIVARYGIRAVAVKPLLTIDEQAAHHGPDLFARQPDVCCKIRKVEPLRRHLGGFQAWITGIRRDQAPTRANAGLVEWDKMFNLVKLNPLARWKSEDVWAYIRTHDVPYNALHDRDYPSIGCYPCTRQVKPGEDPRAGRWANFSKKECGLHTETGPAQ